A window of Pecten maximus chromosome 12, xPecMax1.1, whole genome shotgun sequence genomic DNA:
gtaaggttacatacacccttaataagtctccatgtcacagttaggtaacatacacccttaataagTCTCCGTGTCACAATAAGgttacatacacccttaataagtctccatgtcacagtaaggttacatacacccttaataagtctccatgtcacaatAAGGTCacatacacccttaataagtctccatgtcacaatAAGGTTACATAACCCTTAACAAGTCTCCGTGTCACAATAAGgttacatacacccttaataagtctccatgtcacagtaaggttacatacacccttaataagtctccatgtcacagtaaggtaacatacacccttaataagTCTCCGTGTCATAATAAGgttacatacacccttaataagtctccatgtcacagtaaggtcacatacacccttaataagtctccatgtcacagtcaGGTTACATACGTCCTTaataagtctccatgtcacagttaggtaacatacacccttaataagtctccatgtcacaatAAGGTGacatacacccttaataagtcaccatgtcacagtaaggttacatacacccttaataagTCTCCGTGTCACAATAAGgttacatacacccttaataagtctccatgtcacagtaaggttacatacacccttaataagTCTCCGTGTAACAGTAAGgttacatacacccttaataagtctccatgtcacagtaaggttacatacacccttaataagtctccatgtcacagtaaggttacatacacccttaataagtctccatgtcacagtaaggttacatacacccttaataagtctccatgtcacagtaaggttacatacacccttaatatGTATCCGTGTCACTATAAAGTTACCTACACCATTaataagtctccatgtcacaatAAGGTTACCTACACCATTaataagtctccatgtcacagtaaggttacatacacccttaataagtctccatgtcacaatAAGGTTACATATACCCTTAATAAGTCTCCGTGTCACAATAAGgttacatacacccttaataagtctccatgtcacagtaaggttacatacacccttaataagtctccatgtcacagtaaggttacatacacccttaataagtctccatgtcacagtaagattacatacacccttaataagTCTCCGTGTCACAGTAAGgttacatacacccttaataagTATCCGTGTCACAGTAAGgttacatacacccttaataagtctccatgtcacagtaaggttacatacacccttaataagTCTCCGTGTCACAATAAGgttacatacacccttaataagtctccatgtcacagtaaggttacatacacccttaataagtctccatgtcacaatAAGgttacatacacccttaataagTCTCCGTGTCACAGTTAGGTTACATACGTCCTAAATAAGTCTCCGTGTCACAGTAAGgttacatacacccttaataagTCTCCGTGTCACAGTAAGgttacatacacccttaataagTATCCGTGTCACAGTAAGgttacatacacccttaataagTATCCGTGTCACAGTAAGgttacatacacccttaataagTATCCGTGTCACAGTTAGGTTACATACGTCCTAAATAAGTCTCCGTGTCACAGTAAGgttacatacacccttaataagtctccatgtcacaatAAGGTGACATACGCTCTTAACTATCAGTATGAGTGAAACACGCCAAGtgttggttttttgttttgttttttgttttgtatttcgtAGCTTAAGTTAAGATTTAAAAGGTCTTTTAAAGAAATAGACCCGAATCTCTCCCCCGTCTACAGCCCCCTAGTCGACAAGGACAGTTCGTCTATCCAGGCCACTCGCGTGTACTATTTCCTTAGTTAAACAAATGTTAGCATATTTACACAAGATCTTAGCATATCCGGTTTACGTcaaaaatttcagaaaataaatttaaatttaaatggaCAATATGCATAGCGTCTGTTTGTGTTATCGAAGTATAACTCAGATGGCACACTTTTTACATTCCAAACAATCTGAACAAGATATCAAAGTAATATGCCATTTATCTATCTTATtataccaaaaaaaaacctctaTTCCAGCGGAAGCAGGAGAACATGTCCAGGAGataatagttttatttcttGATCGATTGCGTTGCTGGAGGATCTTTGCTTTCTTTTACTTTCGAAAATCTTATCTTTCGGACTTTATTTCAATACTAGCAAAGTGTGCATTTAGTGTACCAAGGGAGACTACTCCCATACTAATTAAAATAATGATCAAATACTACTGGAAACATCATCGCAACCAAGAGGACattcattattgtttttaaaatgaaaatgcgATTTAGTCTATTGACTTGAAAATGTAAcgagaaaatgtcaaaataaaaccAGGCCACTAGAGGCCACGATATATTTCACGAGCATCACTCTGGTTGTGCTTTGGAAATATCAGTAACTctcttcaaatgtcaaaattcagCTACCTAAAGCGGCAATAATCTTGACATGTCTCCATGTTAAAAATGCTGTCGTTTACCATCTTGAGTATCTTAATGAGTTCAAAATGTAGTATACTCAGGAATTAATATtagctttaagcttgttttctGATCCCTAATTATAAAAGATGTATGTACACTTGAATggatattgaataaaatattgttaaattaaaCTCCACTCACCACACTGTCCTGGTCTGATGGCGTGTACAACTGACTCTGCGAAAACACGTAATTACTTAAATAAAGGCGTAATAACGTGAGATTAACAGTAGTCAAGGTTATATACTTATTAAATTCCACTTTACCTCCGGGTGGggaatattgtttgatttcgtattttatatattaataatgtgGCAGGCCAAACTGTGTGATGTACATATGAAGCTTCGCGACATTATCCCACAACGTTAACCATCTTTGCAAAATCCTTCATCTTTCAGATGTGTTATCAGCCATGACATACCGTCTATCTTTTCTTACAACGTAACCAAAGGGACAGCTTACAACTAAACTATATGATATGGTGTTCGCCACAAGATCCAGAAGGACCATTTCGCCGCACCCAGGTCCTTGTGGACGTACCACACAGACTCACCGAATGCAGGCACCGGTGGTCCCGCCCCACCCCTCGCGCCGACTGAACACAACCGCGAAAAGGTAAAACCTGTAagccatttttttcatttctagaaagtaacatacatgtacctgctTCCCCTACAGTGTGCGATATGTAAAAAGGGGtcatgggcctgtatcgcttaTCTAGATATTACAGTGAAAATAAAGTAGAATATATTTCTCCTATTGAGCTCCCCCAATCCCACCCCAACCCCACCCTCAGTCCCGTGAGGGTTGGGGGTATGGGCAGATCCACCGTTTATGAAAAActggtttcccttcacccatGGATGCTTCAGACAGTGTACGGACCAATCGTTTCAATCCTATAGACAAGggttttatataatttgctatacattttgaatttcccctaCTGTGCTCTGCGTCTTAGGCCCCTGGGAGGTCAGACTAACTGCTTTTAAATAGCTGGTTTCCCTTCACGAAAGGATGCGCCACATCGAATTTGCTCAAAATCTGTAGAGTGTTTCATGACTAGTAGTGTTTGGATGATGGGTGCTGCGCCATGGCATATTaaagtaaaatttattttacaacaattgttaACAACTTATATCAACTTTTTTGGGCTGGGTGGTAGTATGccaggggtcttactgtaggaAGAAACTAGAACATGTCCCAGTTGATTTGATTCAAGGACTTGTTCCCATCATCATAATAATGAAGTcaatatgaagtcagacgtgtatgATGTATCATGCCTATTAATGCTGTCACCAGCCTAGTTGTCCTTTTGATATTGTGACTTACATTGATGAATCAGAAGACGCTCTTACCCTTACGTAACACTCAATCTTATttttcatgcaattttcaagcatcacaaatgcaaatatatatttttgtgtatatttcttCATGTATTATTATGACATTGGCAACATCCCAGTTACAGACTATGTACAAATTCTGTACCCTACCAAAAACATTTGGGCAGGAAGGAAAACTaatgtaagagttatctcccttactaGTATCACCGTAAATACCTGGTAGTTGTGTCCGATTTTTAGTaaaaaaattgtcataaaaTTAGAGCCAATAAAATGTTGTCCCTTCTGttcattttgatagattttatcgacaacaaaatatgaaatatctaaattaaggccatgaatacaaaatatttcaacacaaGGCAAAGTTCTGAAATATATCCTCTTTATTTTTTTGCTCTCCTCGCTCCCATTCCGCAAAAAGGATATAAACACAAACttgtacaatataaataaattcaGGACAGGTCAAAATAATTCTGTTGTAAAACCTTCATGATTTGAACATAAAAATAGCATTTTTAAAACACCATTTctttttctatatctatataatatctatataattatactgaTCAAAATCCTTCAGAATTTAGCTGTATATTAACAACACTTGTACTAGTTTTTACTATTTTCCCTGTAACACCAATGGTGAGTTTTGATCTTTTATGAGGATTCCTTAAATAAAGCGGGTACTGCACCATGTCAAATGTTTACAGTCATTTTACAGCACTAAgtaaacaacagaaaataataaaatctgCGAAGTATATATTCATggaaacaacagaaaataataaatcaattcactctacaataaaatattgtttacaatTGCTCATAAAAATACATATCAACATCGAAAATAAATGTACTGAAAAACACTTTCACTAATTCATATATAAACTTACACTAGTCACTCTCAGATGCATCTATATATGCAACTggtatttttgttgataaaataccAACATTGGAACTAGTTACTGGATATCAGTACTACAGTATCCAGGTAGTCACCTGTCCAACGAGTTACTGGATACCAATACTACAGTATCCAGGTAGTCACCTGTCCAACGAGTTACTGGATATCAGTACTACAGTATCCAGGTAGTCACCTGTCCAACGAGTTACTGGATACCAATACTACAGTATCCAGGTAGTCACCTGTCCAACGAGTTACTGGATATCAGTACTACAGTATCCAGGTAGTCACCTGTCCAACGAGTTACTGGATATCAGTACTACAGTATCCAGGTAGTCACCTGTCCAACGAGTTACTGGATATCAGTACTACAGTATCCAGGTAGTCACCTGTCCAACGAGTTACTGGATACCAATACTTCAGTATCCAGGTACTCACCTGTCCACCAAACATGGTTGAGCATTTTAaaagaatacattttaattttagctGTAAGCCCTATATAAACACTAATGATTATTTGGTATAAAGGGTTATGATATCAAATGGATCTGTGTATTTTACACTATTCTCTCACTGCTAATCAAACAAGACCATCGTTAAATTTGAGATGTCATAATGCTGATTCAGGACTATTGTTTGTACGAACTGTAGATACTTCAATATTATGTAATTCCTATATTTAAACCATCAACATGGAAACTTGTAATACACGTAATGTATCAGAACAGATTTTCAACACAACTGGCCTGGAATTAGTAGGCTCCATAGACATACCATTACAGTCAGGCAGTCCagacacattttgtatgtaaatcaaaattcaattaaaatgaTGTTACCTATCAAATGTAGTACATGTGTTtatctttgtttatttgttttgttttagctTTTGTTTGTAGAATCCAGCATAATCCCTTCCATTCAAACAATGACAGTGAATATATCCAGATGAACTACAACATTACAAATTGCGTATATATATTGGCAGTATCTATCTTctcaacaaataaaaaattcagATCACATTTCACAAAAGTTCaacttacaaaatatatacaagtctGGTGGTGAAAATTGTTGATGCAAATGATATCAGAAACAGAAAGAAGAAGGAGTAAGGTCAGAATACAACGATGTATATTGGTCACGAAACAAAGGAGAAAAAAGAACAATGGTAAttatcaacacaataacgtatATTATCATAGGTCAAATTgacatgaaatttgaaataacaTGATTCAATATTATAGTGGAAACTTTTTGTTGTATCTTGATTAATAGATTGACTATCCTAAATatggcaatttttttttatctacaaaTAAACTATATATGTGGAAAATATCTAATCATTTTTAACATAACATTGTTTTTATACcttaaacattaacatgataACAAATAGTTTTGGCCTGTTTGTTCTGATGTTATTTCCTCCATTACTAGTATCTATTTCTTTTACTTTTAACAAAACTacaaattttatctgaaatatatcaaccaaaacaaaattcaaagtAATTGAAAAGTAATATTTCAAGTACAACACATTCACAAGGACGTTTCTAGGAACTACTAAAAGCGACCTGATTTTATGCCAAGCACTTTGTTTCAGCTAATTACCTAATGTCAAAACTGGAGTAAAAACTTAATATTTCTTTCTCTCTCAACTGTTGTACCATACACAAAATTTTTATACCcacgattaaaaaaaaaaaaaaaaaatccatggTTGTTTTTAAAGCCTGTTATTTCTATACAAATAGTAACTAGATCCTATTTGTGCTGTCTATCTCATGATCATTAAGAATGCCCGGGACCTCCTGTGTTAAATGCCAAAGCCATTCGttgtaaaaatatatcaaagttatctccctttcataTCCTATTGTTTAACTCAAATAAAAGCCATGAGTGACTATTAATGTTTccattcaaatttgaaaaactGACAAAAGTTCCTTTAGTAATTGATGACTCGTAATTTCATAATCAATTTTTTCTAACATGTAATTAACCCCAAAAAGATTAACATACAATTTCTTAACCCTGACCATAAACATTATATCAGATATTACTTGAAATAGTGTGTCCTTTCATAAATCAAATAACATTCAAACAGAGAAAATCTGTCATGTTATCAAGAAGAAAGTTCATAAATGACAAGGTCAAAGATCatcaattagaaaaaaatgtgaatgaaCATCAATGACAAGGTCAAAATTAGCCTAAAATAATCATCATTCAAAGACAAGTTCAAAATAAACCTAAAATAACCATCATTCAAAGACAAGGTCAAAATTAACCCAAAGTAATCATCATTCAATGACAAGGTCAAAATTAACCTAAAGTAATAATCATCATTCAATGATAAGGTCAAAATTAACCCTAAAGTAACCATCATTCAATGATAAGGTCAAAATTCACCTATCATGGAGTGGAGAAAACTGATGAGGTCAAGAGTCATAATTGTGATGCTGAATGTTGGTGATGGAAAAAACATGCGCTGGAAAATCTTTCTGATGGATAATGGTCTCCTTGGTTACTCCACTTTATCGTCCGGATTGGGCGGCCCCTGACGACCCCGAGGGAGCTGTGGGGGGTTTCTTGTCTTGACCCCAGGGACTATGCTGTAGGGCGGGACTGTTTTGGAAGTCCTTGGAGTCCTCTTCAGTGTTGTTTGGTTCAAACTGCGAATTCTCAAGCCTTGTTATCAGTCTTTCATCCTCGTCACCAAATTCACCGCCCATCAGCGTGGGCTCTCCGACTACCATCACATCCTGTTGTAACATCAAATTCTATAGGATGAATATATCAGTATTCCAAATTTATTGTAACATCATATTCCATTGGAtgatatatatcagtattattgtaacattatattCCATTGGAtgatatatatcagtattattgtaacattatattCCATTGGAtgatatatatcagtattattgtaacattatattCCATTGGATGATATTTATCAGTAttattgtaacattatattCCATTGGATGATATTTATCAGTATTATTGAACTTTATATTCCATTGGAtgatatatatcagtattattgtaacattatattCCATTGGAtgatatatatcagtattattgtaacattatattCCATTGGATGATATTGATCAGTAttattgtaacattatattCCATTGGAtgatatatatcagtattattgtaacattgtattcCATTGGATGATATTTATCAGTAttattgtaacattatattccattggatgatatatatatttatcagtaTTATTGTAACATATATTCCATTGGATGATATTTATCAGTATTAATTTCCTAACattttttattatgtatatcCTAGTACAAGTACACCTGTATCCTTACCCAACAAGATGTTTAACAtcatgaaattatttcaattaactTCCATTTTCCAGAATTTAATGATTATGGCAAATGATAGTTTGTTTAATATGTTGACTAGAAGATAAATAAGAATTTCTTAGTCATACCTAATCTTtggcaaaaaaaacaaaatcccCTACCAACCCAACTATAAATAGTGACAGTGACCTTGATTTTGACctgaaaaccctgaaactcaaacttgtcaaGAGATATTAAGGTTTTTTTCATTGTGTTAAGTTTGAACAAAATCCCTAAAGGGAATGAAGCAGATTGCTGACAAATTTTGGCGTTACATACATGCGTACATATGTACAAGACTGACGGTGAGGAAACCTGTAATCCCCTGTTTTCACCAGAAGgggatttataaagtaaaagaGTATAATATTTACCCCTGGGACAGATGTGCCGATGCCCTGGGGTCCTGGAGAGCGTTTTTTACCAGCCGGTGGTGTGGTGCTGTTCATACCTCCGCCAGCACTACTTGCCGATGCCTTTCTCCTCTTCCTTTTCCCTGGCTGTCTCGCAGTGTCTGTTCAGGTAGAATATCACAGGTAAGATAGAGTTATTTGGCTCATAAATTTTTGTTTCCATAAAACTTGATAAACAAACCtacaattcattttattaaaatgtcttttatggatctgttttcaatcaattcaaaacaaaactCCCACCATGTTCTGTTTTAATCCTAAAAGATATCATTTCCAATATCACATGAAAGTATGATTAAAGAGGCAGCCTACCTGGTTTTCCTTTGCCAGGGGGCGCCACCATCCTCTGCCATTTTTGAAAGAGTGTGGTTTTGAGGCAGTCGCGTGGGTTAAGGCCATAAGCCTTGTGTCGAGACATCAACTCCTGCATGGGCTCCAATATCACGCATAACTGAAACAAAAACACTGCTTCGGTAAGTCTATCAGGTTCTTCATAGCTTTATAGAGGATATCAAAATACTAAAGTATTAAGTCTGTCAAGTGACAGTTCTTAATAGCTTTATacaagatatcaaaatattaaagtATTAAGTCTGTTGAGGAACAGTACTTCATAGATTTATAAAGGTTATCAAATTACTTAAGTATATAGTCAGTCGAGGGACAGTTTTTCATAGTTTTATAGAAGATACCaaaatattaaagtatttagTCTGTCAAGAGACAGTTTTTCATAGCTTTATAGAAGATACCAAAATATTAAAGAATTTAGTCTTTCAAGGGACAGTTTTTCATAGCTTTATAGAAGATACCAAAATATTAACGAATTTAGTCTGTCAAGAGACAGTTTTTCATAGCTCTCTTGTATTTATGAAGCTAACTAGGACactggtttgtttttgtttttgtttaacgtcctattaacagccagggtcatttaaggacgtgccaggttttggaggtggaggaaagccggagtacccggagaaaaaccaccggcctatggtcagtacctggcaactgccccacgtaggtttcgaactcgcaacccagaggtggagggcccagtggtggagggctagtgataaagtgtcggtacaccttaacccctcggccaccgtggcccctaGGACACCACTATCACACTGAACAGGAATAAGTTAGGGACACATTTcatcaatacatttaaaaacaacagAATTCCTGGTTATGTTAAAGGCTGTTATtacatttcttaattataatcatataagaaaaaaatgttgattatataaattataagccattatatacatatataataatagcCATGTGTGATAAGTGTATACAGAGGACTTCAAACAACATATACTAGGTATTAGATAGAATTTTCATAAAACATTACTTTAAAGGAAATACAGTGACCTATAATATCTTTTATCATATTACATAGTGTATTTGAACACTTTTTAATCTAGGTAAATGATAATGTATGATACAGTCTCAAAATAACTGTGTCTTTTTTACATTTTGTCTTAATTTCCTTTTTAATCAGTTTATTTATAACACCTTTCAAACATAAACTTAATAACAAAATTTCATGAGTAGAATTGTGTAAATTTGAAGAGAATCAAGAGAATCGTGTATATTTGAAGAGAAGTAGCTAATTGCCCAAAAAGATTGAGCGACTTACCCGCAGGAAGTTTAGTGTATAATTGGTGAGGCCCTGCCTCGTAATGTTTTTAGACAGTTGTTCCACCATAGCAGGGTCTTGCtgtaacatataaaatataaatgaatataaatttataatatcttcaccagtaaaatatcaaaaatttgataaagattttATTACCACTGCTTATATATCACTAGCTATGATATCAGAATCTTATCGCTTTTTTATGAAGAATTTGTCTGGCCGCATTTTACTACTTAACTAGCATATCTCCTTCCAGCATAAGCCAACATatgcaaaaaaacaaataaaaaatttgaGTACCTTGGTAATAATTCAATATTCTAGAGACAAGAGACCAGTCAAGTTTGGCTGAGTTTGTTAATTGTCTGACCTGCATGGCTATAACACTTCGTGGGATAAGCTCTCTGTGTTGTCGCACTTGAAAATGCCAGGATCGTATGCGCATCAGGTCGTCGAATGTAAATTCCAGGATAAGTCTTCCCTCCGTCACCACCTATACAAAACATTCCGGGAAATGTTAAGATTAACATAGATGACAGCCGTAACTTTGCTTTTGGATCCTTGTtatggaaaaaaaaagtttaattgcATTATGCTAAATTTGGGCGAAAGAATATTTGTCCATCTCATGCAAAAGAAATGCATTCATTGTTGTAGCTAAATGAACACAAATATGGAAATGAAACATTGTCAATGAAAATGCTCCCAAGATAGAACAACGTCATGTTAAAGAAAATTCCACAAAGTTTAGAAAAAGATTGCTGGAAACTGAGGGAGAGGATCTACAGAGAAGATCAACAAGAATCAAAtactaaacaagaggcccatggggcctgtatcactcacctggttggattagaccaaatgtcaaaataatgtttatgttcaattcattttatttggcaatctcaaacaatgctatatatggttatggtgtggggatcctaactgctttaaagaaatatcgaagtccagactctaagggtctgaaagacctcaagaattgcttatagaacatccattcataactttattactagtagcgatttaaaagaattacctctatttcccctatggggccccgcccctttggcccctcgggggtcagtcaccgtttatgcaaaatctgttccccttcccccaatgatgtttctgaccaaattaggttaaaatcctttcataactttatgacaagtagcgatttaaaggaattacctctatttcccctatggggccccgtccttttggcccctcgggggtcagagtcagcttttatgcaaaacctgttcctcttcccccaaggatgtttctcactaaattgggttcaaatctattcaaaactttatgactagtagcgatttgaaggaattacctctatttccccattaggccccgcccctttggccccttgggggtcagagtcaccatttatgcaaaatctgttccccttccccaaaggatgtttctgaccaaattaggttcaaatccattcataattttatgactagtagcgatttaaaggaattgcctcaatttcccctattgggccccgcccctcaggccccttgggggtcagagtcaccatttatacaaaatctgttccccttccgccaaggatgtttcagactaaattcggttcaaatcctttcataactttttgactagtagcgatttgaagcaaatgttgacggacaaCGGATGCCACACGCggcaccatggcataagctcacaggaccttcggtccaggtccaggtgagctaaaaaaacaaagggcaataacttttgcaaaaatagttGAACTAGAATGCTGTTCAGGCAAACGCAACTATATGTCATGTTATACAGCAtgccaagtttcaaagaaatcggTTGAAAACTGTGGGAGGAGAACTCCAGACAAGATTGATAAACTAAAATAGAAAAAGGCAAAAACTTTtgcaaaaaatatttgaatcaaAATGCCGTTCAATGAAACGACGATATATCACGATTATATAAAGCCTAGTTTGTATAAGTTTTACAGAGATCAGTTGAATAATGCAGGAGATCTCCAGACAAATAGAATTTACGCTGGATGGATAGATAACATCATAATAATTCCTTATATAAACATCTTCATCCGGCCTTATTTCCGCGGTGATCTGAGAGAAGATGATTAGTCTATACGATCTATATATTGACAATTTCAATATGAAGGAATAGTTCTTCCAAAAAAATCTGACACTGAAGAAGAAGAAATTACTGGAGATGTTTATCATTTTGATGACCAAGCAAGAGTAAGAAAATGATCTTGTCTCTGACAAAAAAAGACTTTACAATTAATGATCCACAAATGTCACTAAAAATTCATTCTTATGGACCCGATTACCTGAGTATttcaaatatgtaaatgttttttttttttttttaaatgcttgtTTTTAAATGATCATAATTACTCATTGTTTTTAATTGATCATAATTATTCTTTATAaatgtagcatctttaaataTCTTCATAATAATTCATGGTCCAGTGATCGTGATCGGCAATTCCAATTCCATCAGTATCTATTAATTTCCACACACAGACCTCGTCCTACACTAATGAGCCCGATATCCTCACACCATTCATTGATTTCTCCGTCTACTTTTCTCAGGGAACAAGAGATAAATATTGCAGACAGACATCCATGCTGAGTTAATGCAATTTATTATAAAAGACGCAGATCTTTACTTTCCGAAGACTGAGCACAACTTATACCTCATGTTAGAATCGATCATTTAAGAACAGCTcgctaaatacatgtatacagcatATCTCATACATAATCTTCTTGCTTTCAATCTTGAATTTCAAACCTTCATCATCttgagaaattaaaaaaaaaaaaaaaaaaaaattaaaaagaaaagaaaatcagACACAGAAGAGAAAAGTGGCTCAACTTCAACAAACAAATTATCTTTAATTCACAATTGGCAAttacttttttctttaaatcttGTAAGCACAACCATGGGGGTATCTTGTGTGGTCTACGATATCATTGTAGGAGAAGTGTTGGGACAAACCGACTCCGGCTAAGATCTGAACTGTGTGCCCTACCCACCCTTGTCTTACGCCGGTAATCAAATTACTGGATCTAATCACTACCTTGGACCCTGGAACAATGTCGCCATGCTTTGCATAATTTGTGACTGTCTGCTATTGATTGTGAGTTAGTTGGGAATGTACTCGGGGAACAGAAACCCTGGCAGACTGAATCGGGTTTGTCATCACAACATGCAATG
This region includes:
- the LOC117338841 gene encoding LIM domain-binding protein 2-like isoform X2; translation: MPAGQPIPSPMDRDHGIARHTPYMGQPDYRIHELNKRLQQRTEDSDNLWWDAFTTEFFEDDANLTLSFYLEDGPKRYTIGRTLIPRYFRSIFEGGVTDLYYILKYPKESFHNTSITLDCDQATMVTHHGKPMFTKVVTEGRLILEFTFDDLMRIRSWHFQVRQHRELIPRSVIAMQQDPAMVEQLSKNITRQGLTNYTLNFLRLCVILEPMQELMSRHKAYGLNPRDCLKTTLFQKWQRMVAPPGKGKPDTARQPGKRKRRKASASSAGGGMNSTTPPAGKKRSPGPQGIGTSVPGDVMVVGEPTLMGGEFGDEDERLITRLENSQFEPNNTEEDSKDFQNSPALQHSPWGQDKKPPTAPSGSSGAAQSGR
- the LOC117338841 gene encoding LIM domain-binding protein 2-like isoform X1, whose protein sequence is MPAGQPIPSPMDRDHGIARHTPYMGQPDYRIHELNKRLQQRTEDSDNLWWDAFTTEFFEDDANLTLSFYLEDGPKRYTIGRTLIPRYFRSIFEGGVTDLYYILKYPKESFHNTSITLDCDQATMVTHHGKPMFTKVVTEGRLILEFTFDDLMRIRSWHFQVRQHRELIPRSVIAMQQDPAMVEQLSKNITRQGLTNYTLNFLRLCVILEPMQELMSRHKAYGLNPRDCLKTTLFQKWQRMVAPPGKGKPDTARQPGKRKRRKASASSAGGGMNSTTPPAGKKRSPGPQGIGTSVPGNLMLQQDVMVVGEPTLMGGEFGDEDERLITRLENSQFEPNNTEEDSKDFQNSPALQHSPWGQDKKPPTAPSGSSGAAQSGR